One Keratinibaculum paraultunense genomic window carries:
- a CDS encoding helix-turn-helix domain-containing protein yields MISKRLRELREENHLLQKDIAEYLNITTSAYGYYEQGKRNPDIETINKLADFFNVSTDYLLGRTNKKRNSNIDSNNKEIKYETYSKIEEFFTKKLINEGIIKENEPIPNDAIEKSFKYGMDAAIEVLKLEKKLDNMDFKDDKNRINKETDKL; encoded by the coding sequence TTGATAAGCAAAAGATTACGAGAATTAAGGGAAGAAAATCATTTGCTACAAAAAGATATAGCTGAATATTTAAATATTACAACTAGTGCCTACGGATACTATGAACAAGGTAAAAGAAATCCTGATATTGAAACAATAAATAAATTAGCTGATTTTTTTAATGTATCTACAGATTACTTACTAGGCAGAACAAATAAGAAAAGAAATTCTAATATAGATTCAAATAATAAAGAAATAAAGTACGAAACTTACTCAAAAATAGAGGAATTCTTTACAAAAAAACTTATTAATGAAGGTATAATTAAAGAAAATGAACCTATTCCTAATGATGCCATTGAAAAATCTTTTAAATATGGAATGGATGCAGCTATAGAAGTATTAAAACTGGAGAAAAAATTAGATAATATGGATTTTAAAGATGATAAAAATAGAATAAATAAAGAAACTGATAAACTATAG
- a CDS encoding CopG family ribbon-helix-helix protein, with the protein MAETKKITVSLPNSLIEEVDFIVAMEKKNRSEFIKEAMKLYIREKHKVQVYKQLKDGYVEMSKINSTLAEVGLEQDMAELNVYETRLTGCEKV; encoded by the coding sequence ATGGCTGAGACTAAGAAGATTACTGTTAGTTTACCAAATAGTTTGATTGAAGAAGTGGATTTTATAGTTGCTATGGAGAAAAAAAATAGGAGTGAATTTATAAAAGAAGCTATGAAACTATATATTCGTGAAAAACATAAAGTTCAAGTATATAAGCAACTTAAGGATGGATATGTGGAAATGAGTAAAATTAACTCAACCCTTGCTGAAGTAGGGCTAGAACAGGATATGGCTGAGTTAAACGTTTATGAAACAAGGCTTACGGGGTGTGAAAAAGTGTGA
- a CDS encoding type II toxin-antitoxin system PemK/MazF family toxin → MIVKRGDVFYADLSPVIGSEQGGVRPVLVIQNDIGNKYSPTVIIAAITSQINKAKLPTHVEINASEYGLPKDSVVLLEQIRTIDKKRLREKIGRFSDEMMDKVDECLKISLGLIDL, encoded by the coding sequence GTGATCGTAAAAAGAGGAGATGTTTTTTATGCTGATCTGAGTCCGGTAATTGGCTCTGAGCAAGGAGGAGTAAGACCAGTTCTTGTAATTCAAAATGATATAGGAAATAAATATAGTCCTACTGTTATTATTGCAGCTATTACATCACAAATAAATAAAGCAAAGTTGCCTACCCATGTTGAAATTAATGCTTCTGAATATGGATTACCTAAAGATTCAGTAGTATTATTAGAGCAAATTAGAACTATAGATAAAAAGAGACTTCGAGAGAAGATTGGCAGATTTAGTGATGAGATGATGGATAAAGTTGATGAGTGTTTAAAAATAAGTTTAGGTTTAATAGATTTATAA
- a CDS encoding MATE family efflux transporter produces the protein MNNTEQNELITGNLKRNLLKLALPTMFGFLLQAIYDIVDMIWIGQISPSAVAGVTIFSTIFWLVSVLNEIIGSSSISLITQSYGKNDMERTKKVVEQTLTFKALVAIIAALIFSIILEPLLSFFTTDKEVLKAALDYGYIRMFFLPIMFSSYSVNTALRCLGDAKTPMKIMIVSSIANIILDPIFMFEKIPGTSIPGLNLGVFGAALATVISTVIAFSMGFYILLKGSEKLKIDFKGLFQLDWEIDKKLLTIGLPTGMEVLMRNLSGVIILKFVSNYGTNTVAAVGIGTRLFSFAFMPIAGIVMGASTIVGQALGAENIDRARDTAKFASVVNMIMMGILTIISILFPSQIMGVFIKDPDVVKIGIPMIRLLMPSLILAGLAMGLGSVFTGSGHNTPFLLSSFLSRWAVQIPMLFVTTKLLELPVLWVWLSFFVAEVAEIIIILIHYNEGKWKTKRV, from the coding sequence ATGAACAATACAGAACAAAATGAGTTAATAACGGGAAATTTAAAGAGAAACCTTTTAAAGCTTGCCCTTCCAACTATGTTTGGATTTTTATTACAAGCAATATACGATATAGTAGATATGATATGGATAGGCCAGATTTCCCCTTCTGCCGTGGCAGGGGTTACTATTTTTTCTACCATATTTTGGTTAGTTAGTGTCCTTAATGAGATAATAGGTTCAAGCTCCATCTCATTGATTACTCAATCCTATGGGAAAAACGATATGGAAAGGACTAAAAAGGTTGTAGAGCAGACTTTGACTTTCAAAGCACTGGTAGCTATCATAGCTGCTTTAATCTTTTCTATTATCTTAGAGCCCTTACTATCTTTTTTTACTACGGATAAGGAAGTACTTAAAGCTGCACTAGACTATGGATATATTAGAATGTTTTTCTTGCCTATTATGTTTTCTTCTTATTCGGTAAATACTGCGTTAAGATGTTTGGGTGATGCTAAAACCCCTATGAAGATAATGATAGTATCTTCTATAGCCAATATTATTTTAGACCCTATATTCATGTTTGAAAAAATTCCTGGGACCTCTATTCCTGGGCTCAATTTGGGAGTATTTGGAGCAGCATTAGCTACGGTTATTTCCACGGTAATAGCTTTCAGTATGGGGTTTTATATATTGCTTAAGGGTAGTGAAAAACTAAAGATTGATTTTAAAGGACTATTCCAATTGGATTGGGAAATCGATAAAAAACTATTGACCATAGGATTGCCTACTGGAATGGAAGTGCTTATGAGGAACTTATCAGGAGTGATCATTTTGAAATTCGTATCCAACTATGGAACTAATACAGTAGCAGCAGTAGGAATTGGCACTAGGTTGTTTAGCTTTGCTTTTATGCCAATTGCAGGAATAGTTATGGGGGCCAGTACCATTGTTGGGCAGGCATTAGGAGCTGAAAATATTGATAGAGCAAGGGATACTGCTAAATTTGCTTCAGTAGTCAATATGATAATGATGGGGATATTGACTATTATCTCCATATTGTTTCCTTCTCAAATTATGGGTGTTTTTATCAAGGACCCAGATGTAGTAAAAATAGGCATACCTATGATAAGGCTGCTGATGCCCTCATTGATTTTAGCAGGTTTAGCTATGGGACTTGGATCTGTATTTACTGGTTCAGGCCACAATACGCCATTTTTATTATCCAGCTTCTTATCAAGATGGGCCGTTCAAATACCTATGCTCTTTGTCACCACCAAATTATTAGAACTTCCTGTCCTATGGGTTTGGCTTAGTTTTTTTGTTGCAGAAGTAGCAGAAATAATTATTATTTTAATTCACTATAATGAAGGTAAATGGAAAACGAAAAGGGTATAA
- a CDS encoding M55 family metallopeptidase, producing MKVYISADIEGVTGVTHWDETEKTRADHKEFAHQVTLEVKAACEGTIKGGADEIWIKDAHDSGRNIDHNLLPKNTKLIRGWSGHIFSMVQELDETFDAAIFVGYHSSGGTNTNPLSHTMNTQADYIKLNGEIISEFLIHAYIASYLKVPVVFLSGDLGICDEAKRINEHIMTIPVKEGIGNSTINIHPQLAIDLIKNGVEKSLKRNLYLCNIELPEEFELEVRYREHAIAYRRSSYPNVEQIGPKTIRFTSKDYMEVLKAIEFLV from the coding sequence ATGAAAGTATATATTAGTGCTGATATAGAGGGGGTTACAGGGGTTACCCATTGGGATGAGACGGAGAAAACTAGAGCAGATCATAAGGAATTCGCTCATCAGGTGACCTTAGAAGTAAAAGCAGCTTGTGAAGGGACTATCAAGGGAGGAGCAGATGAAATATGGATAAAAGATGCCCACGACAGTGGAAGAAATATAGATCACAATTTGTTACCTAAAAATACTAAGTTGATCAGGGGATGGAGTGGCCATATATTTTCCATGGTGCAGGAATTGGATGAAACCTTTGATGCAGCAATATTTGTTGGATACCATTCATCTGGAGGGACTAATACCAATCCATTATCCCATACCATGAACACACAGGCTGATTATATAAAGCTAAATGGAGAGATTATAAGCGAATTTTTAATCCACGCCTACATAGCTAGCTATCTCAAAGTACCAGTGGTATTTTTGTCTGGAGATTTGGGGATTTGTGATGAAGCAAAAAGGATAAATGAACATATTATGACTATACCGGTAAAAGAGGGAATAGGGAATTCAACAATAAATATCCATCCTCAGTTAGCCATAGATCTTATAAAAAATGGAGTAGAAAAAAGCCTAAAAAGAAACCTATACCTTTGCAATATAGAGTTACCAGAAGAATTCGAATTGGAGGTTAGATATAGAGAACATGCTATTGCTTATAGGAGATCTTCCTACCCAAATGTAGAGCAAATAGGGCCTAAAACAATAAGATTTACTTCTAAGGATTATATGGAAGTATTAAAAGCTATAGAGTTTTTAGTGTAG
- a CDS encoding helix-turn-helix domain-containing protein: MELQKEYFAKCFGCIRLIYNQMLENKIKYYKEIRKMLKNTFAQYIKFLQ, encoded by the coding sequence ATGGAATTACAAAAAGAATATTTTGCTAAATGTTTTGGATGTATTAGACTTATCTATAATCAGATGCTAGAAAATAAAATTAAGTATTACAAAGAAATAAGGAAAATGCTCAAAAACACTTTTGCACAGTACATAAAATTTTTACAATAA
- a CDS encoding amidohydrolase, translating into MGLLIKNATLVPMDGKKEVLKNTNIYIEENKITHIGELKDDIEVTRVIDGKNKVAMPGLINAHTHVGMSLLRNYADDLPLHEWLTEKIWPVEANLTAEDVYWGSLLSMIEMIQCGTTTFCDMYFFMDEVGKGIEEAGVRGILTRGIIEESGNEDEKLEDTRRLYNNWNGKANGRIKVMVAPHAPYTCSPSYLEKIIDLAKELNTGIHIHLSETKKEVEDSFNEFGKSPIKHVYDLGLFELPTIAAHCVHVDDEDIEILRNMNVSSVNNPSSNLKLASGFAPVDKMLKKGISVALGTDGSSSNNNLNMFEEIHLAAIVNKAVNNDATSVPAIEALKMATINGAKALLWDSEIGSIEVGKKADLILIDMDKPHIYPIHNTISALAYSVQGSDVDTVIVDGKIIMENREIKTLDVEKIMFNAERIAKDLISR; encoded by the coding sequence ATGGGTCTACTTATTAAAAATGCAACCTTAGTACCTATGGATGGTAAAAAAGAAGTATTAAAAAATACAAATATCTATATTGAAGAGAACAAGATAACCCATATTGGAGAATTGAAAGACGATATAGAGGTTACTAGAGTAATAGATGGGAAAAACAAAGTTGCTATGCCTGGGCTTATAAATGCTCATACTCATGTTGGTATGTCTTTACTTAGAAATTATGCAGATGATTTACCGTTACATGAGTGGTTAACTGAGAAAATATGGCCAGTAGAAGCAAACCTTACAGCAGAGGATGTGTATTGGGGATCACTTTTAAGTATGATAGAGATGATACAATGTGGAACCACAACATTTTGTGATATGTATTTTTTCATGGATGAAGTGGGGAAAGGCATAGAAGAAGCAGGAGTTAGAGGGATATTAACACGAGGCATAATAGAAGAGTCAGGAAACGAAGATGAAAAGCTAGAAGATACAAGGAGACTTTACAATAATTGGAATGGGAAAGCAAATGGAAGGATTAAAGTAATGGTAGCACCTCATGCACCATATACTTGTAGTCCATCTTATTTAGAAAAAATAATAGATTTAGCTAAAGAATTAAATACAGGTATCCATATACATTTATCAGAAACCAAAAAAGAAGTTGAAGATAGTTTTAATGAATTTGGTAAATCACCTATTAAGCATGTATACGATTTAGGACTGTTTGAATTGCCTACAATAGCTGCTCATTGTGTTCATGTAGATGATGAAGATATTGAAATATTAAGAAATATGAATGTAAGTTCAGTAAATAATCCAAGTAGTAATTTAAAACTTGCTAGTGGATTTGCTCCAGTAGATAAGATGCTTAAAAAAGGCATATCTGTTGCCTTAGGAACAGATGGTTCTTCAAGTAATAACAATTTGAACATGTTTGAGGAGATTCATTTAGCAGCAATTGTAAATAAAGCGGTTAATAATGATGCAACATCTGTACCAGCTATAGAAGCTCTAAAGATGGCTACTATAAATGGAGCTAAGGCATTACTTTGGGATAGTGAGATAGGTTCCATAGAAGTAGGTAAAAAGGCTGATTTAATACTGATAGATATGGATAAGCCTCATATATATCCAATTCATAATACAATATCTGCTTTAGCCTACTCAGTACAAGGCTCTGATGTAGATACTGTTATAGTAGACGGGAAAATTATAATGGAAAATAGGGAGATAAAAACTTTAGATGTAGAAAAAATAATGTTTAATGCAGAAAGAATAGCAAAAGATTTAATAAGTAGATAA
- a CDS encoding MATE family efflux transporter — MRRNTNNGENKIIRKKILSMILPITLENILQMTAGIVSMAMVGRISPLAVGAVGISNIIFNIIWAIFKGVATGTSVFVAQSYGAKNYNKLKRIVEQTLLSSIILVIIFQQLLFWSAGSLLKIFDPSPELLANGTLYLRVISWGLPFIAIVLMVAGVLQGMGDARTPMRIAFIMNIFNICFSYIFIFGKLGIKPMGLKGAAFGILIAQLVAALLGFKSLFGKHGVLKEMGGNSSFSFKLEEVIPIYRVGLPTSFETIFWEVAAIFLAKAILTYGEIAYAAYQLGLQAEAISYMPAAGFGVAATTFLGHAIGSQDKEQGKKYIRQLIKWTSILTIFTGGVLLIFPSQIMRLLTNDIQVIEIGAMYLFIMGIVQLPQNINGVLNGALRGAGYSKIPMVVAILGLWLIRVPLSLLVAYVLNKSITFIWIAFGLDLVFRFIVSLIIFKRKNIYESKSLIGVD; from the coding sequence ATGAGAAGAAATACTAATAATGGCGAGAATAAGATAATAAGAAAAAAAATACTTTCCATGATATTACCTATAACCTTAGAGAATATATTGCAAATGACTGCAGGAATTGTTTCTATGGCGATGGTAGGAAGGATTAGCCCTTTAGCAGTGGGGGCTGTAGGCATAAGTAACATTATTTTTAACATAATTTGGGCTATATTTAAGGGGGTGGCTACAGGTACATCTGTATTTGTAGCCCAATCCTATGGAGCAAAAAATTATAATAAGCTAAAGAGGATTGTAGAGCAAACCCTACTATCTTCAATTATATTGGTTATTATCTTTCAACAGTTGTTATTCTGGAGTGCAGGAAGTTTGCTAAAGATATTTGATCCAAGCCCAGAGTTGCTAGCAAATGGTACCCTTTATCTAAGGGTTATTTCCTGGGGGTTACCTTTTATTGCCATAGTCCTTATGGTAGCTGGAGTCCTTCAGGGAATGGGAGATGCTAGAACTCCAATGAGAATAGCCTTTATAATGAATATATTTAATATATGCTTTTCCTATATATTTATATTTGGCAAACTGGGGATTAAGCCTATGGGATTAAAAGGAGCCGCCTTTGGAATATTGATTGCTCAGCTTGTAGCTGCACTATTAGGATTTAAATCCCTATTTGGAAAACATGGTGTGTTAAAGGAGATGGGAGGCAACTCTAGCTTTAGCTTTAAGCTAGAGGAGGTAATACCTATATACAGGGTGGGCTTGCCTACATCTTTCGAAACTATATTTTGGGAGGTAGCAGCGATATTTTTAGCAAAAGCAATACTAACTTATGGTGAAATTGCCTACGCTGCATATCAACTGGGATTACAAGCAGAAGCCATTTCCTATATGCCAGCAGCTGGATTTGGTGTGGCAGCTACTACTTTTCTAGGCCATGCTATAGGTTCTCAGGATAAAGAGCAAGGGAAGAAGTACATAAGACAGTTAATCAAATGGACTAGCATACTAACTATATTTACAGGAGGAGTGCTTTTAATCTTCCCATCTCAAATAATGAGATTGTTGACCAATGATATCCAGGTAATTGAAATTGGAGCTATGTATCTATTTATTATGGGGATTGTTCAATTGCCTCAAAATATAAATGGAGTATTAAATGGAGCTTTAAGAGGTGCAGGGTATTCAAAGATACCTATGGTAGTAGCTATATTAGGATTATGGTTAATCAGGGTACCTTTATCCTTATTGGTAGCTTATGTTTTAAATAAAAGCATTACTTTTATATGGATAGCATTTGGCTTGGACTTAGTGTTTAGATTTATAGTGAGCTTAATAATATTTAAGAGGAAAAATATATATGAAAGCAAATCATTAATTGGAGTTGATTAG
- a CDS encoding diguanylate cyclase: MVSKEMFLQKIMIEKSKQFDNLMKYSLTEDEKYLKKMEEFYQMINEVDIGFKYGLFDNLLEEFTSCISKEKENTVSNILNLYARTYSKIENLNKMILDKNYKKQEDQEVNNLNKHEAKDILIIDDDVLLLKLIENSMEEEGYNATVCSNPLQTIEILKERKVSLVVLDMILPNIDGFEVTKMIREIDPLLPIIIISVKDDLKTKINVLKLGADDYIIKPINMEELFARIDRALDRNKDYSTLSIEDGLTGAYTKEHFWNRASEKKELYNRNKKTFSIAFIDIDNFKEVNDNFGHLIGDQILKCFIKALKSTLRSTDLIFRFGGDEFIIIFPETGEIDAKLVMERFKRKKKCGHCDSKGCFTLDNLKFSAGITEIKSKKDTIEKIIERADKALYYAKSKGGNKIFIYKDE, translated from the coding sequence TTGGTCAGTAAAGAAATGTTTTTACAAAAAATAATGATAGAAAAAAGCAAACAATTTGATAATCTAATGAAATATTCTCTAACAGAAGATGAAAAATATCTTAAAAAAATGGAAGAATTTTATCAAATGATAAATGAAGTTGATATAGGGTTTAAATATGGCTTGTTTGATAATTTATTAGAAGAATTCACTTCTTGTATTTCTAAAGAAAAAGAAAATACAGTCTCTAATATATTAAATTTATATGCTAGAACCTATTCTAAAATTGAAAATTTAAATAAAATGATATTAGACAAAAATTATAAAAAACAAGAAGATCAAGAAGTTAATAATTTGAATAAACATGAAGCCAAAGATATTTTAATTATTGATGATGATGTACTATTATTAAAATTAATTGAAAATAGTATGGAAGAAGAAGGTTATAATGCTACAGTATGCTCCAATCCCCTCCAGACCATTGAAATATTAAAAGAAAGAAAAGTATCTTTAGTGGTATTAGATATGATATTACCAAATATTGATGGCTTTGAAGTAACTAAAATGATAAGAGAAATAGATCCATTACTTCCTATAATTATAATATCAGTAAAAGATGATTTAAAAACTAAAATTAATGTGCTTAAATTAGGTGCTGATGATTATATAATTAAGCCTATTAATATGGAAGAGCTTTTTGCTAGAATTGATAGGGCTTTAGACAGGAATAAAGATTATAGTACATTATCCATTGAAGATGGATTAACTGGAGCTTATACTAAGGAACACTTTTGGAATAGGGCAAGTGAAAAAAAGGAACTATACAATAGAAATAAAAAAACATTTTCCATAGCTTTTATAGACATAGACAATTTTAAAGAAGTAAATGATAATTTTGGTCATCTAATTGGGGATCAGATTTTAAAATGTTTTATTAAGGCTTTAAAAAGCACATTAAGGTCTACAGATTTAATATTTAGATTTGGAGGAGATGAATTTATAATTATATTTCCAGAAACTGGAGAGATAGATGCAAAATTAGTAATGGAACGATTTAAAAGAAAAAAGAAATGTGGACATTGTGATAGTAAGGGATGTTTTACTTTAGATAATCTTAAATTTTCAGCAGGAATTACTGAAATAAAAAGTAAAAAGGATACTATTGAAAAAATCATAGAAAGAGCAGATAAAGCACTATATTATGCTAAAAGCAAAGGGGGAAATAAAATCTTTATATACAAAGATGAATAA
- the alr gene encoding alanine racemase has product MQKLNEIRPVWAEINLDNLIHNIKEVRRITKKDTLVTAVVKANAYGHGSVEVAKAFLENGADRLAVATLSEAIELRKADILAPILILGYTPIYQYRLVTKWGIEQTIYNYESAKALSDVGTKLGKNSKIHIKIDTGMGRIGFLPNKNSIEEIIKISKLPNLKIEGIYTHFAKADEKNKEYTTSQFKKFMYVVNELEKNGINIPTKHVSNSAAIIDLPQYNLDMVRAGIMLYGYYPSDEVDKDKVILKPAMTLKAKVSNVKMVPKGTHISYGGIYTTDKESQIATIPIGYADGFSRLLTSKAEAFIRGKRVPVVGKICMDQCMLDVSEVENINIEDEVVLFGYEKDYPTVEEIANKLGTISYEIICMVGRRIPRVYIKNGEIVKIIDYLLD; this is encoded by the coding sequence ATGCAAAAATTAAATGAAATTAGACCTGTGTGGGCAGAAATAAATTTAGATAATTTAATCCATAATATTAAGGAAGTTAGAAGAATTACAAAAAAGGATACTTTGGTTACTGCAGTAGTTAAAGCAAATGCTTATGGTCACGGTTCGGTAGAAGTTGCTAAAGCATTTTTAGAAAATGGTGCAGATAGATTAGCAGTAGCAACTTTATCGGAAGCAATTGAATTGAGAAAGGCTGATATACTTGCACCCATATTAATATTAGGATATACCCCTATATATCAATATCGTTTGGTTACAAAATGGGGAATTGAGCAAACTATATATAATTATGAAAGTGCTAAAGCTCTTTCTGATGTAGGAACAAAATTAGGGAAAAATTCTAAAATTCATATAAAAATAGATACTGGGATGGGTAGAATAGGTTTTTTACCAAATAAAAATTCAATAGAGGAAATTATTAAAATTTCTAAATTACCTAATCTTAAAATAGAAGGTATATACACTCATTTTGCAAAAGCAGATGAAAAAAATAAGGAATACACTACATCACAGTTTAAAAAGTTTATGTATGTAGTTAATGAACTAGAAAAAAATGGGATTAATATTCCAACTAAACATGTATCCAATAGTGCAGCAATTATAGATCTTCCCCAATATAATTTGGATATGGTTCGTGCAGGGATAATGTTATATGGATATTATCCTTCAGATGAGGTTGATAAAGACAAGGTAATACTCAAACCAGCTATGACATTAAAAGCAAAGGTTTCAAATGTAAAAATGGTACCTAAAGGAACACATATTAGTTATGGAGGAATATATACAACAGATAAGGAATCTCAAATTGCTACTATTCCTATTGGATATGCTGATGGATTTTCTAGACTTTTAACATCCAAAGCAGAAGCTTTTATTAGGGGTAAGCGAGTACCAGTAGTTGGCAAAATATGTATGGATCAATGTATGTTAGATGTATCAGAAGTGGAGAATATAAATATAGAAGATGAAGTAGTATTATTTGGATACGAAAAGGATTATCCTACTGTGGAAGAAATAGCTAATAAATTAGGTACTATTAGTTATGAAATAATTTGCATGGTAGGAAGAAGGATTCCAAGAGTATACATTAAAAATGGGGAAATAGTGAAAATAATAGATTATTTACTAGATTAA
- a CDS encoding NAD(P)H-hydrate dehydratase produces the protein MILSSGVDIVDVYRIENIINNKRDKFYKKVFTLIEKKYIEENNHNPQTIAGMFAAKEAISKLLGTGIGKVNFHHIEILHDENKKPYINLYDEGLKVCSQLGIDNINLSISHEKKYAIAFAIGYGKDKRVQVPKEIKRLLPKRDKSSHKGTFGRVGIIAGSMGMTGAAYLSSMASLRTGSGLVYSIIPESLKEILSIKLTEAIIKPVEDDGTGHFTMNSFRQIIEIIEDMDIIAIGPGIGVDDQRLELIRKILLEYKKPVVLDADGINLVSLDPTILSYRQGPTIITPHPGELSRLLGVSINDIQKGREEYSKFTSNKYNTITVLKGANTVVTDGKEKIYINSTGNPGMATAGSGDVLTGMITSFVGQGMSPYEGAVLGVYCHGLAGDLVSRDKGEYGMIASDILNNIPYSIKNLEEFYNN, from the coding sequence ATGATTTTAAGTAGTGGAGTAGATATAGTAGATGTATATCGAATAGAAAATATTATAAATAATAAAAGGGATAAATTTTATAAAAAAGTATTTACCCTTATTGAAAAAAAATATATTGAAGAAAATAATCATAATCCACAAACTATAGCAGGTATGTTTGCAGCTAAAGAGGCTATAAGCAAACTTTTAGGCACAGGAATAGGTAAGGTTAATTTTCATCATATAGAGATACTTCATGATGAGAATAAAAAACCATATATAAATTTATATGATGAAGGTTTAAAAGTTTGCAGTCAATTAGGAATAGATAATATTAACCTTTCTATATCTCATGAAAAAAAATATGCTATTGCTTTTGCAATAGGTTATGGAAAGGATAAAAGAGTGCAGGTGCCGAAAGAAATAAAAAGGCTCTTACCCAAAAGAGATAAATCTTCTCATAAAGGTACCTTTGGTAGAGTTGGAATAATAGCAGGGAGCATGGGCATGACAGGAGCAGCTTATTTATCTTCCATGGCTTCTTTAAGAACTGGTAGTGGACTGGTATATTCTATTATTCCTGAAAGTTTAAAGGAAATATTATCTATAAAATTGACAGAAGCTATAATAAAACCTGTTGAAGACGATGGAACTGGACACTTTACTATGAATTCTTTTAGACAAATAATTGAAATAATAGAGGATATGGATATTATAGCTATAGGACCAGGAATAGGAGTTGATGATCAAAGACTTGAGCTTATAAGGAAAATACTTTTGGAATATAAAAAACCTGTAGTGTTGGATGCAGATGGAATAAATTTGGTTTCTTTAGATCCAACAATTTTATCTTATAGACAAGGTCCTACTATAATCACACCTCACCCAGGAGAGTTATCTAGACTATTAGGAGTAAGCATAAATGATATTCAAAAAGGACGAGAGGAATATTCTAAATTCACATCGAATAAATATAATACAATAACAGTATTGAAAGGGGCTAATACAGTAGTGACTGATGGTAAAGAAAAAATATATATTAATTCTACTGGAAATCCTGGAATGGCTACAGCTGGTAGTGGTGATGTGCTAACAGGTATGATTACTAGTTTTGTTGGTCAAGGGATGAGTCCATATGAAGGAGCAGTGTTAGGTGTTTATTGCCATGGTTTAGCAGGAGATTTAGTTAGTAGAGATAAAGGAGAATATGGTATGATTGCTAGCGATATATTAAATAACATTCCTTATAGTATAAAGAATTTAGAAGAATTTTATAATAATTAA
- a CDS encoding DUF1893 domain-containing protein: MKDIELAKKYLEEDNLALAVVKNGELIYKSQEKGIKPMYFLAINEKGILKGTSIADKVIGKGAAMLCSYIGAKELYAQLISEGAIKVLEEENIVYTYDRICPYIKNREKSDMCPVEKIATNVDDMETLLGEIGKLLKGRV, translated from the coding sequence ATGAAGGATATAGAATTAGCTAAAAAGTATTTGGAAGAAGATAATTTAGCTCTAGCAGTAGTTAAAAACGGGGAATTAATATACAAGAGCCAAGAAAAAGGCATAAAACCCATGTATTTTTTGGCTATTAATGAGAAGGGAATATTAAAAGGAACATCTATTGCAGATAAGGTAATAGGTAAAGGTGCTGCTATGCTTTGCAGCTATATAGGAGCTAAGGAATTATATGCCCAGCTAATATCGGAAGGTGCTATAAAAGTACTAGAAGAAGAAAATATAGTATACACATATGACAGGATTTGTCCTTATATAAAAAACAGGGAAAAGTCGGATATGTGCCCTGTAGAAAAGATTGCTACTAATGTAGATGATATGGAGACTTTGTTGGGGGAAATAGGTAAGTTATTAAAAGGTAGAGTTTGA